In a genomic window of Chloroflexota bacterium:
- a CDS encoding IS630 family transposase produces the protein MILLMADGESNRAIGELVDLHYNQVGIWRKRYEEFGLAGLEDEERPGRPVVYDHDDVLLLVKLVTEDPPEGATRWTMEALAGAMASHGVAISASQAWRICKSLDLKPWQVESWMTSHDPDFWAKASDVCGLYLNPPQNAVVWSVDEKSGMQAKSRINPTKPSVPGRRARREFEYKRNGTAVLFAALDVHDGGIAGWVTDSTRSENFVEFLGDLVRQTPNGLDLHCIADNLSAHKTGAVATFLEENPHVHIHYTPTHASWLNQVELFFSILERRLLRRGEFASVEELADRIIAFIKDYNRRAAPFRWTYDGRPLRVA, from the coding sequence ATGATCCTCCTCATGGCCGACGGCGAGTCGAATCGCGCCATCGGCGAGCTGGTCGATCTGCACTACAACCAGGTCGGCATCTGGCGGAAGCGCTACGAGGAGTTCGGGCTGGCCGGGCTCGAGGATGAAGAGCGCCCGGGGCGTCCGGTCGTCTACGACCACGATGACGTCTTGCTCTTGGTAAAGCTGGTGACCGAGGACCCGCCAGAGGGGGCGACTCGTTGGACCATGGAGGCCCTGGCCGGGGCCATGGCCTCCCATGGCGTGGCCATCTCGGCCTCTCAGGCCTGGAGGATCTGCAAGTCATTGGACCTCAAGCCCTGGCAGGTGGAGTCCTGGATGACCAGCCATGACCCGGACTTCTGGGCCAAGGCGTCCGATGTCTGTGGGCTCTACCTCAACCCACCGCAGAACGCGGTGGTGTGGAGCGTGGACGAGAAGTCGGGAATGCAGGCCAAGTCCAGGATCAACCCCACCAAGCCGTCCGTCCCGGGAAGGCGGGCGCGACGGGAGTTCGAGTACAAGCGCAACGGGACAGCGGTCCTCTTCGCCGCCCTCGACGTCCACGACGGCGGCATCGCCGGCTGGGTCACCGACTCGACCCGGTCGGAGAATTTCGTGGAGTTCCTGGGCGACCTGGTGCGCCAGACGCCCAACGGCCTCGACCTGCACTGCATCGCCGACAACCTGAGCGCCCACAAGACTGGCGCAGTCGCTACCTTCTTGGAAGAGAATCCCCATGTGCACATCCACTACACACCCACCCACGCCAGCTGGCTCAACCAGGTCGAGCTCTTCTTTTCGATCCTCGAACGCCGGCTGCTGCGACGAGGTGAGTTCGCCTCGGTCGAAGAACTGGCCGATCGCATCATCGCCTTCATCAAGGACTACAACCGCAGAGCGGCCCCGTTTCGGTGGACCTACGACGGTCGTCCACTACGAGTCGCGTAA